ATGCCTTGGCAGTCAGAGGCGATGAAAGACGTGGTAGCCTGCGAAAAGCTTCGGGGAGTCGGCAAACAGACTTTGATCCGGAGATGTCTGAATGGGGGAACCCAGCCATCATAAGATGGTTATCTTGTACTGAATACATAGGTGCAAGAAGCGAACCAGGGGAACTGAAACATCTAAGTACCCTGAGGAAAAGAAATCAACCGAGATTCCCTTAGTAGTGGCGAGCGAACGGGGACTAGCCCTTAAGTGGCTTTGAGATTAGCGGAACGCTCTGGAAAGTGCGGCCATAGTGGGTGATAGCCCTGTACGCGAAAATCTCTTAGTCATGAAATCGAGTAGGACGGAGCACGAGAAACTTTGTCTGAATATGGGGGGACCATCCTCCAAGGCTAAATACTACTGACTGACCGATAGTGAACTAGTACCGTGAGGGAAAGGCGAAAAGAACCCCGGAGAGGGGAGTGAAATAGATCCTGAAACCGTATGCGTACAAGCAGTGGGAGCCCACTTTGTTGGGTGACTGCGTACCTTTTGTATAATGGGTCAGCGACTTATTTTCAGTGGCGAGCTTAACCGAATAGGGGAGGCGTAGCGAAAGCGAGTCTTAATAGGGCGTCTAGTCGCTGGGAATAGACCCGAAACCGGGCGATCTATCCATGGGCAGGTTGAAGGTTGGGTAACACTAACTGGAGGACCGAACCGACTACCGTTGAAAAGTTAGCGGATGACCTGTGGATCGGAGTGAAAGGCTAATCAAGCTCGGAGATAGCTGGTTCTCCTCGAAAGCTATTTAGGTAGCGCCTCATGTATCACTGTAGGGGTAGAGCACTGTTTCGGCTAGGGGGTCATCCCGACTTACCAAACCGATGCAAACTCCGAATACCTACAAGTGCCGAGCATGGGAGACACACGGCGGGTGCTAACGTCCGTCGTGAAAAGGGAAACAACCCAGACCGTCAGCTAAGGTCCCAAAGTTATGGTTAAGTGGGAAACGATGTGGGAAGGCTTAGACAGCTAGGAGGTTGGCTTAGAAGCAGCCACCCTTTAAAGAAAGCGTAATAGCTCACTAGTCGAGTCGGCCTGCGCGGAAGATGTAACGGGGCTCAAACCATACACCGAAGCTACGGGTATCACGTAAGTGATGCGGTAGAGGAGCGTTCTGTAAGCCTGTGAAGGTGAGTTGAGAAGCTTGCTGGAGGTATCAGAAGTGCGAATGCTGACATGAGTAACGACAATGGGTGTGAAAAACACCCACGCCGAAAGACCAAGGTTTCCTGCGCAACGTTAATCGACGCAGGGTTAGTCGGTCCCTAAGGCGAGGCTGAAAAGCGTAGTCGATGGAAAACAGGTTAATATTCCTGTACTTCTGGTTATTGCGATGGAGGGACGGAGAAGGCTAGGCCAGCTTGGCGTTGGTTGTCCAAGTTTAAGGTGGTAGGCTGGAATCTTAGGTAAATCCGGGATTCTAAGGCCGAGAGCTGATGACGAGTTAACTTTTAGTTAACGAAGTGGTTGATGCCATGCTTCCAAGAAAAGCTTCTAAGCTTCAGGTAACCAGGAACCGTACCCCAAACCGACACAGGTGGTTGGGTAGAGAATACCAAGGCGCTTGAGAGAACTCGGGTGAAGGAACTAGGCAAAATGGCACCGTAACTTCGGGAGAAGGTGCGCCGGTGAGGGTGAAGGACTTGCTCCGTAAGCTCATGCCGGTCGAAGATACCAGGCCGCTGCGACTGTTTATTAAAAACACAGCACTCTGCAAACACGAAAGTGGACGTATAGGGTGTGACGCCTGCCCGGTGCCGGAAGGTTAATTGATGGGGTTAGCTAACGCGAAGCTCTTGATCGAAGCCCCGGTAAACGGCGGCCGTAACTATAACGGTCCTAAGGTAGCGAAATTCCTTGTCGGGTAAGTTCCGACCTGCACGAATGGCGTAACGATGGCGGCGCTGTCTCCACCCGAGACTCAGTGAAATTGAAATCGCTGTGAAGATGCAGTGTATCCGCGGCTAGACGGAAAGACCCCGTGAACCTTTACTATAGCTTTGCACTGGACTTTGAATTTGCTTGTGTAGGATAGGTGGGAGGCTTTGAAGCGTGGACGCCAGTCTGCGTGGAGCCAACCTTGAAATACCACCCTGGCAACTTTGAGGTTCTAACTCAGGTCCGTTATCCGGATCGAGGACAGTGTATGGTGGGTAGTTTGACTGGGGCGGTCTCCTCCTAAAGAGTAACGGAGGAGTACGAAGGTGCGCTCAGACCGGTCGGAAATCGGTCGTAGAGTATAAAGGCAAAAGCGCGCTTGACTGCGAGACAGACACGTCGAGCAGGTACGAAAGTAGGTCTTAGTGATCCGGTGGTTCTGTATGGAAGGGCCATCGCTCAACGGATAAAAGGTACTCCGGGGATAACAGGCTGATACCGCCCAAGAGTTCATATCGACGGCGGTGTTTGGCACCTCGATGTCGGCTCATCACATCCTGGGGCTGAAGCCGGTCCCAAGGGTATGGCTGTTCGCCATTTAAAGTGGTACGCGAGCTGGGTTTAGAACGTCGTGAGACAGTTCGGTCCCTATCTGCCGTGGACGTTTGAGATTTGAGAGGGGCTGCTCCTAGTACGAGAGGACCGGAGTGGACGAACCTCTGGTGTTCCGGTTGTCACGCCAGTGGCATTGCCGGGTAGCTATGTTCGGAATAGATAACCGCTGAAAGCATCTAAGCGGGAAACTAGCCTCAAGATGAGATCTCACTGGAACCTTGAGTTCCCTGAAGGGCCGTCGAAGACTACGACGTTGATAGGTTGGGTGTGTAAGCGCTGTGAGGCGTTGAGCTAACCAATACTAATTGCCCGTGAGGCTTGACCATATAACACCCAAGCAATTTGTTTCTCGAAAGAGCATCAGATTGCGGTGTGTGAAGACGAAGATGAACCGAAAGTTCGACGCTCACAAAACACCGAAAGCTGTCACATACCCAATTTGCTGAAGCGAGACCAACTGGTCGCGACTCAGTACCCGAATTTCTTGACGACCATAGAGCATTGGAACCACCTGATCCCATCCCGAACTCAGCAGTGAAACGATGCATCGCCGATGGTAGTGTGGGGTTTCCCCATGTGAGAGTAGGTCATCGTCAAGATTAAATTCCGAAACCCCTGTTTGCTAACGCAAACAGGGGTTTTGTTTTGGGCGGTTGAAAAGCCGGCTGCCTCTGGGACTCTCGCTTAAATAACGTGCCGTTGGGGAAATCAATGCAAAATGTTTCTGCATTTTTGGTATGGTGCAGCACATTTTCACAAGGACTGATCGTTACCCGCAGGAGGCGGCGTCGCTATTTTCCAACGAGATGCTGTAGAAATGCCTGAACCGATACCTATCAAAGATCACGAAAAAGAAAACCGCCTGGTCAACAAGCGCTTGCTGGCCTGTGCACTGCTAGTGGTAGGCATCACCTGTGCCCTGGTGGGGCGTATGTATTTTCTGCAAGTGGTGCAGTACGACTACCACTCCACGATCTCGGAAAACAATCGGGTTCACGTACTGCCGATCACGCCAACTCGCGGCTTGATCTATGACCGTAATGGTGTAGTCCTGGCCGACAACCGTCCGAGTTACAACCTGACCATCACCCGTGAACGCACCACCGATCTCAAGGGTGAGCTGGACGCGATCGTCAATCTGCTGCATCTGCCTGCCGAAGACCGAGCGATGTTCGATAAGGCGCTTAAGCAGGCTCGTCACCCGTTTGTTCCGGTCACGTTGTTCTATGAGTTGAACGAAGAACAGATCGCCGTTTTGGCCGTCAACGAGTTCCGTCTACCAGGGGTGGACGTCGAGCCCCAGTTTGTCCGCCACTACCCGCTGGGTGCGCACTTTGCCCACTCCATCGGCTATGTCGGCCGCATCAATGAGAAAGAATCCAAGACCCTTGATTCCGTGGAGTACCGCGGTACCCAATCCATCGGTAAAACCGGGATCGAGCGTTTTTACGAGGCCGAGCTGCACGGCCATGTCGGTTATGAAGAGGTCGAGACCAATGCCCAGGGGCGCGTACTACGCGTGCTCAAGCACACCGATCCGATCCCTGGCAAAAACATCGTCCTGAGCCTCGACGTCAAGCTTCAGGAAGCCGCCGAAGAAGCCCTGGGCGACCGGCGTGGTTCGGTCGTGGCTCTGGACCCGCAAACCGGTGAAGTACTGGCTATGGTCAGCAAACCGAGTTTCGATCCGAACCTGTTCGTCACCGGCATCAGCTTCAAGGAATACGCCGCGCTGCACGATTCCATTGATCGGCCGCTGTTCAACCGCGTGCTACGTGGGCTCTATGCGCCGGGTTCAACCATCAAGCCGGAAGTGGCGATCGCGGGTCTCGACAGTGGCGTTGTTACCCCGCAAACCCGGGTGTTCGATCCCGGTTATTACCAGCTGCCGGACTTCGATCACAAATACCGCAACTGGAACCACAGTGGCGACGGTTGGGTAGACATGGACGCCGCCATCATGCGTTCCAACGACACTTACTTCTACGACCTGGCCCACAAGCTAGGCATCGATCGCCTGCACGACTACCTCGCCGAGTTCGGCCTTGGTCAGAAGGTGTCCCTGGACATGTTCGAAGAGTCCGCAGGTCTGATGCCCTCTCAAGCCTGGAAGCGTGCGACCCGTCGCCAGCCCTGGTTCCCAGGCGAAACCGTGATCCTCGGCATCGGCCAGGGCTATATGCAGGTGACGCCGCTGCAACTGGCTCAAGCCACCGCATTGATCGCCAATAAAGGCATCTGGAACCGTCCGCACCTGGCCAAGACCATCAACGGAGTGCCTCCGGTGGATGAGAACCCGATGCCCAACGTAGTCTTAAAAGATCCGCGTGATTGGGAGCAGGTCAACCATGGTATGCAATTGGTGATGCACGACCCACGCGGTATCGCCAGGGCGGCAGCGCAAGGCGCCCAATACCGCATCGCCGGCAAGAGCGGCACCGCCCAGGTAGTGGCGATCAAGCAGGGTGAGCGCTACAACCGCAACAAGACGCTGGAGCGTCATCGCGATAACGCCTTGTTCGTCGGTTTTGCGCCGGCCGAACATCCGAAAATCGTGATTTCCGTCATGATTGAAAACGGTGAGGCCGGAGGCCGTGTGGCTGGGCCGGTAGTGCGGCAAATCATGGATGCCTGGTTGCTTGATCAGGAAGGTCATCTCAAGCCGCAATATGCGACGCCAGCCAAAGCGCCAGGCGACCCACGCGTCTGACTCAGGCCTGCCACTCGACCCAGCGCTCTACGCCGTCATAGGCCAGCCATGGCACCTCATGGGCCATCCAGATATGCGAGGTGGGCCTGACGCCGGGATCATCGTCCAGCGTCGCCACCCGCACGATCACGTGGGGCTGATGCCCCCGTTCGGCAATCAGATGTGAGCCGCAGCGCGAGCAGAAGCGTCGGAGTTTCCCCGGCGAGGATTCAAAGGATGCCAAAAGCTCTTCACCGTGCGTCCAGCGAAAATGCTCGCGCATCACCCCGGCAGTGGCAACAAACGCAGCTGCGTGTGCTTTGCGACAGCTGTCGCAATGGCAGTGGCTGATGGGCATGTCCAGGCTGTCCACCTGATAGCGCACACCTTTGCACAAGCAACTTCCATTCAATGGGTCAGTCATAACCTATGGCCAGGTCAAGGAGGGGGTCATCATCATCGCGCACAATGCAAGGTTGCGCATTGGTCGATGTCGCCTACTGTTCAAAGAAGGAGGTGACTCATGCACGTATTAGATCGAATCGAACGCAAAGTCCTGCTCAATGCATCGCGTAAACAGGTTTGGGAGGCTCTCACGGATGCCGAGCAATTTGGCAGTTGGTTCGGTATCGCGCTCAAGGGCAAAACCTTTGTTGCCGGGCAAACCATCGAAGCGCCAATTACTTACCCAGGTTACGAACATGTAGTCTGGGAGGCCAGGATCGAACGCGTCCTGCCGCAAACCCCGTTCTCTTTCTGGTGGCATCCTTTCGCAGTGGAAGAGGGCGTCGACTACGACAACGAAACACCGACCCTGGTGGAGTTCACCATCGAGGATCGCGCCCCCGGCATCCTGCTGCGGGTTGTCGAATCCGGTTTCGACCAGGTTCCCGAGGCGCGGCGCCAGAAGGCGTTCAAGATGAACTCCCGTGGTTGGGATGAGCAGATGGGCAATATCGAAACCTATCTGAGCGAAACCCGACCAGTATGATGGTGGGCAAGGGGGCAGATCAGCCCCCCAACGTAATCACGTTCTAGAAATCAATCGACGCCGACAACTTCGCCACTCGCGGATCACCCTGGCTCAGGAACCCGCCCTGGGCTGACTCCCAGTATTTCTGGTTGGCGACGTTCTCTACCGTGGCACCCAATGTCACCTCGCGCTTGTCCACGGCGAAGGTGTAGCGCGCACCCACGTCGAAGCGGTTCCAGGCCGGCAGGCTCAGGTTGTTGGCCGCGTCGGCGTACTGCCCGCCGGTGCGCAGCATACGCCCGCTGAGGCTTACGCCTTGCAGGCCGGGCACATCCCAATCCACCCCGGCATTGAGTTGGAATGAGGGTACGCCAATGGCGCGGTTGCCATCGTTGGCGCCGTTGAGGGTACCCTTGAGTTCGGTTTTCATCAGGGTTACCCCGCCCAGCAAGCGCAGGCCGCTGACCGGTTCGCCGAATACGTTGAGCTCGACGCCCTTGTTGATCTGCTGACCTTCCCGCACATAACGGGCGGTGGTGGCGTCGATGGCTTCGGCATAACCCGCGCCGGGCTGCTCGATACGATATACACCCAGGGTCGCGCCATAGGTGCCCATGTCCACTTTGACACCCGCTTCGATCTGCTTGGACCGGGCAGGCGCATAAGCTTGCCCGCCACCGATGACCGTCAGGTTGCCTGATTTGAGCGGCGACGTCGGGCCCTGAGCCAGGCCTTCAATGCGGTTGGCATACAGAGATACGTGCTCCCACGGTTTGAACACAATGCCGTAGACCGGTGTGGTGATCGATTCGTCATAGTTGGCGGTGCGGGTACCGCTCATGTAGTTGTAACTCTGCACCACCATCTGCTGGCGACGTGCACCAACGGTCACTAACAGGCGGTCATCGAAGAACCCCAAGGTGTCGGATACCGCGACGCTGCGCACGAATGTCTTGCCGGTGATGGTCGGATCGCTGAAGTCGGTGCCTGGGGTATTGCGTGGGCTGTTGAGGGCCGGCGGCGCGCCGGTTACGGGGTTGTAGATATTGGTCGGGTTTTTTGCGCTGGCGAATACATAGGCGTTGCGCGCCTCGGTCCAGATGCCTGCCAGGCCGAAGTTAAGCCGATGGCTCACTGGGCCGGTGTGGAACTTGCCATTGAGGCCACCCATGGCACTGGTATTGTTTTCTTCGTGGGCGATAGTCGAGCCGCTGGCGCTGGCATTGCCGAGATTATCGCTCAAGGTCACCGACGAGTAGCGCCCCATTTCACGGCTGTGCTTGGCACCGGTTGCCGCGTAGGCGGTCCAGTTTTCATTCAGGTCATATTCGGCGCGCAGCATCCCCAAGGTGTCTTCAAGGTTGGTACTGCTCCAGCTTGGCGCGTAGTTGGTGTCTGCCGACGGCGCATCCGGCACCTGGGTGATGGTGCCAAGGAACACCGAGTTACGCCCACCGTTGATACGCTGCTTCTGATACACAA
This genomic stretch from Pseudomonas synxantha BG33R harbors:
- the mrdA gene encoding penicillin-binding protein 2; the protein is MPEPIPIKDHEKENRLVNKRLLACALLVVGITCALVGRMYFLQVVQYDYHSTISENNRVHVLPITPTRGLIYDRNGVVLADNRPSYNLTITRERTTDLKGELDAIVNLLHLPAEDRAMFDKALKQARHPFVPVTLFYELNEEQIAVLAVNEFRLPGVDVEPQFVRHYPLGAHFAHSIGYVGRINEKESKTLDSVEYRGTQSIGKTGIERFYEAELHGHVGYEEVETNAQGRVLRVLKHTDPIPGKNIVLSLDVKLQEAAEEALGDRRGSVVALDPQTGEVLAMVSKPSFDPNLFVTGISFKEYAALHDSIDRPLFNRVLRGLYAPGSTIKPEVAIAGLDSGVVTPQTRVFDPGYYQLPDFDHKYRNWNHSGDGWVDMDAAIMRSNDTYFYDLAHKLGIDRLHDYLAEFGLGQKVSLDMFEESAGLMPSQAWKRATRRQPWFPGETVILGIGQGYMQVTPLQLAQATALIANKGIWNRPHLAKTINGVPPVDENPMPNVVLKDPRDWEQVNHGMQLVMHDPRGIARAAAQGAQYRIAGKSGTAQVVAIKQGERYNRNKTLERHRDNALFVGFAPAEHPKIVISVMIENGEAGGRVAGPVVRQIMDAWLLDQEGHLKPQYATPAKAPGDPRV
- a CDS encoding GFA family protein, encoding MTDPLNGSCLCKGVRYQVDSLDMPISHCHCDSCRKAHAAAFVATAGVMREHFRWTHGEELLASFESSPGKLRRFCSRCGSHLIAERGHQPHVIVRVATLDDDPGVRPTSHIWMAHEVPWLAYDGVERWVEWQA
- a CDS encoding SRPBCC family protein, encoding MHVLDRIERKVLLNASRKQVWEALTDAEQFGSWFGIALKGKTFVAGQTIEAPITYPGYEHVVWEARIERVLPQTPFSFWWHPFAVEEGVDYDNETPTLVEFTIEDRAPGILLRVVESGFDQVPEARRQKAFKMNSRGWDEQMGNIETYLSETRPV
- a CDS encoding TonB-dependent receptor, with translation MPLCNLFAAPFRPTLLALCCSVSLAAQAATPEAADNVLELGATNINAQAPAPTALPPEFAGGQVARGGQLGVLGNQDIMDVPFSMSSYTEKLIRDQQAETVGDVLLNDSSVRQASGYANQSQTFMIRGLPLNGDDISYNGLYGVLPRQIISTDALERVEVFKGPNAFINGVTPTGSGIGGGVNLQPKRADDVPLRRFSTDISSDGRIGEHLDIGQRFGEDNRFGARVNLSQREGDTGIDDENQRSKLFAVGLDYRGDALRLSGDFVYQKQRINGGRNSVFLGTITQVPDAPSADTNYAPSWSSTNLEDTLGMLRAEYDLNENWTAYAATGAKHSREMGRYSSVTLSDNLGNASASGSTIAHEENNTSAMGGLNGKFHTGPVSHRLNFGLAGIWTEARNAYVFASAKNPTNIYNPVTGAPPALNSPRNTPGTDFSDPTITGKTFVRSVAVSDTLGFFDDRLLVTVGARRQQMVVQSYNYMSGTRTANYDESITTPVYGIVFKPWEHVSLYANRIEGLAQGPTSPLKSGNLTVIGGGQAYAPARSKQIEAGVKVDMGTYGATLGVYRIEQPGAGYAEAIDATTARYVREGQQINKGVELNVFGEPVSGLRLLGGVTLMKTELKGTLNGANDGNRAIGVPSFQLNAGVDWDVPGLQGVSLSGRMLRTGGQYADAANNLSLPAWNRFDVGARYTFAVDKREVTLGATVENVANQKYWESAQGGFLSQGDPRVAKLSASIDF